CCGTACTGGAGGGGCAAGACTTGCAGATCGTCGGTGTGGTGTCCCGCATGCCGCAGGTGGGCGAACTCGGCTTGCGCTTCTTCTTTGACGTGGAGCACGCCACGCAGGACGGCCAGCCCGTGGCGCTGCCCGGGCGACTGCTGATCAGCTGGTACCGCGCGGACGAGGGCTTTCGCGGCGGCGCCGACGAAGCCGCGCCGCGCACGCCCGCGTCGCCGCTGCCCGATCTGCATGCGGGCGACCGTTGGCAGATCACGGTGCGGCTGAAGGCTGCGCACGGCAACTTCAACCCGCATGGGTTTGACTACGAACTGTGGCTGTGGGAGCAGGGCGTGCGCGCCACCGGCTACGTACGCGCGGGCCCGCACGACTCAGCGCCCGTGCGGCTGGCCGCCCGCCAGGGCCACGCCGTCGAACGCCTGCGCCAAACCGTGCGCGACCGCATCCTGGCCACCGCCGCGCCCTCGGCCGACCCCGCTGCCCAGCGGCGCACCGCCGTGGTGGCCGCGCTGCTCACGGGCGACCAGGCGGCCATCGAGCGGGCCGATTGGGATTTGTTTCGCACCACCGGCGTGGCGCATTTGATGAGCATTTCCGGCCTGCACATCACCATGTTCGCCTGGCTGGCCACGGCCGTGGTGGGCTGGCTGTGGCGGCGCAGCGCGCGCTGGGGCTGGCCGCCGCGCCTCAACCCCAGCCTGCGCTGGCCCGCGCCGCACGCGGCGCTGGTGGGTGGCGTGGCGCTGGCCACGGCTTACGCGCTGTTCAGCGGCTGGGGCGTTCCTGCGCAGCGCACGGTGCTGATGCTGGCCACGCTGGCGGCGCTGCGCCTGGTGGGCGTGCGCTGGCCGTGGTGGCTGACGTGGCTGCTGGCCTGCGCGCTGGTGCTGGCGTTCGACCCGTGGGCCTGGCTGCAGGCAGGCTTCTGGCTCAGCTTTGTCGCCGTCGGGGTGCTTTTTGCTACCGATTCAGGAGCTGCCAGCGTAGTTGCAACGGGCGCTGGAGGCAGGTTGAAGGCTTTACTGCGCGAACAATGGGTGGTGACCCTGGCGCTGACCCCGCTCACGCTGCTGCTGTTCGGGCAGGCCTCGGCCGTCGGGCTGCTGGCCAACCTGCTGGCGATCCCGTGGGTGACGGCGGTGGTCACGCCGCTGGCGGTGCTGGGCGCGCTGTGGGCACCGCTGTGGCAGGCGGCCGCCTGGGCCCTGTGGCCCCTGATCGCCTTTCTGCAATGGCTGGCAGCCTGGCCCGGCGCCAGCGTGGCGGTGGCGCAGGCGCCGTTGGTGGTGGCCGTGGCGGCGGTGCTGGGCGGGGCGCTGCTGGCCATGCCCTGGCCCTTGTCGTGGCGGCTGGCCGGTGTGCCGCTGCTGGCGCCCCTGCTGCTGTGGCAGCCCGCGCGCCCGGTGCCGGGGCAGTTCGAGCTGCTGGCCGCCGACGTGGGGCAGGGCAACGCCGTGCTGGTGCGCACCGCCACGCACACGCTGGTTTACGACAGCGGGCCGCACTATTCGCTGGACAGCGACGCGGGCGACCGCGTGCTGGTGCCCCTGCTGCGCGCGCTGGGCGAGCGGGTGGACACGGTGGTGCTCAGCCACCGCGACAGCGACCACACGGGCGGCGCCCCGGCGCTGCTGGCCAGCCAGCCGGGTGCGGCGCTCCTGTCGTCGATCGAGGCATCGCACCCCTTGCAAACGCAGCGGCCCGCGCTGCGCTGCCTGGCGGGGCAGTTCTGGGAATGGGACGGCGTGCGCTTCGAGGTGCTGCACCCCACGCCCGCGGTGTACCAGGGCACGGGGGTGAAGCCGAATGCGCTGAGCTGCGTGCTGCACATCCGCGCCGCGACCCAGGCCGACGGCCGCAACAGCAGCGCGCTGCTGGCGGGCGACATCGAGGCGGCGCAAGAGCAGGCTTTGGTGCACGACCATGGTGCGGCGCTGCGCGCAGACCTTCTTTTGGTGCCCCACCACGGCAGCCGCACGTCGTCGTCGCCGGTGTTTCTGGATGCCGTGGCGCCGCGCGTGGCCTGGGTGCAGGCCGGCTATCGCAACCGATTTGGCCACCCCGTCCCAGCGGTGATGTCGCGCTACACCGAACGCGCCACGGCGGTGAGCGATTCGCCTCATTGTGGTGCGATGCACTGGAACAGTGCGAAGCCGGGCGCGACAGTGTGCGAACGTACGCTGCGCCGCCGTTACTGGCAGCACATGCCGCCATGACGTGGCCTCCATGATGCGGCTCGGCGCGCGTCAGCAAGAGTTGGCGCCCTTCTTGCTATCCTGTCTGTCACACGCCTACAACAGCGAACTGGCATTAGCAGCAGGAGATCAGGGATGCACCCATTCGATGAAATGTATGAAGCGCTGGCTACACACACGGCGCTGCCCGAGGCCTACGCTTCTTCCGCGGTGCGATCGCACTACCGCACCTACGCCACCTGGCTGGCCGGGCAGAGCGACGAGCAGATGCGCGCCCGCCGAGAAGAGGCAGAGGTCATCTTTCGCCGCGTGGGCATCACCTTCGCCGTGTACGGCGCCAAGGACGAGGACGGCTCTGGCACCGAACGGCTTATCCCCTTCGACCTGATCCCGCGCATCGTCCCTGCTGCGGAATGGGACCATCTGGAGCGGGGCCTGGCCCAGCGCGTGACGGCGCTCAACCGCTTCATCCACGACGTCTACCACGACCAGGACATCCTGCGTGCCGGCATCATCCCGGCCGAGCAGGTGCTGAACAACGCCCAATACCGCAAGGTGATGCAGGGCGTGGACGTGCCCAACAACATCTATTCGCACATTTCGGGCGTGGACGTGGTGCGCGCCGGCCAGGCCGACGGCACGGGCGACTACTTCGTGCTGGAAGACAACCTGCGCGTGCCCAGCGGCGTCAGCTACATGCTGGAAGACCGCAAGATGATGATGCGGCTGTTCCCAGCCCTGTTTGCCCGCCACCAGGTGGCGCCGGTGGCGCATTACCCCGACTTGCTGCTGGAAACCCTGCGCGACAGCGGGCCCGGTGGCTCGGCCAACCCCACGGTGGTGGTGCTGACCCCCGGCATGTACAACAGCGCCTACTTTGAACACGCCTTCCTGGCCCAGCAAATGGGCGTGGAGCTGGTCGAAGGGCAAGACCTTTTCGTGCGCGACGACTTCGTCTACATGCGCACCACCCGCGGGCCGCAGCGCGTGGACGTCATCTACCGCCGCGTGGACGACGACTTCCTGGACCCGGAAGTGTTCCGCAGCGATTCGTCCCTCGGCTGCGCGGGCCTGATGCGCGCCTACCGCGCCGGCAACGTGACCATCTGCAACGGCGTGGGCACCGGCGTGGCGGACGACAAATCCATCTACCCGTACGTGCCCAAGATGATCGAGTTCTACCTGGGCGAAAAGCCCATCCTGAACAACGTGCCCACCTACATGTGCCGTGATCCGAAGGACTTGCAGTACGTGCTGGCGCACCTCAAAGAGCTGGTCGTCAAGGAAGTGCATGGCGCCGGCGGCTACGGCATGCTGGTCGGCCCGGCCGCCAGCGCCGCCGAGGTCGAGGCCTTCCGCGCCGCGCTGCTGGCCAACCCCAGCGGCTACATCGCGCAGCCCACGCTCAGCCTGTCGAGCTGCCCCACCTACGTGGATGCGGGCATCGCCCCGCGCCACATCGATCTGCGTCCGTTCGTGCTGTCCGGCAAGGAAGTGCAGATGGTGCCCGGCGGGCTGACGCGCGTGGCGCTGCAGCAGGGCTCGCTGGTGGTCAACTCATCGCAAGGTGGTGGCACCAAGGACACCTGGGTTCTGGAAGCTTGAGGGAGACAACGAGATGCTGAGCCGAACCGCCGATCACCTGTTCTGGATGTCGCGCTACACCGAAAGGGCAGAGAACACCGCACGTTTGCTCAACGTGCACTACGAAACCTCGCTGCTGCCGCAGTCGGCCGCCGTGTCCGAATACGGCTGGGTGGGCATCCTGTCACTCAGCGAACTGCTGCCGACCTACACCGCGCGCTATGGCGAAGTCACCGCCCAGGGCGTCATGAACTTCATGGTGCTGGACGAAGACAACCCAGCCTCCATCATGACCTGCCTGAAAGCGGCGCGTGAGAACGCCCGCGCCGTGCGTGGCACCCTGACCACCGAGGTGTGGGAAACGCTGAACCAGACCTGGCTGGAAATCGTGCGCATGCGCCGCGCGGGCGAGTTCGAGCGCGATGCCGGCGAGTTCTTTGAGTGGGTCAAGTTCCGTTCGCACCTGTCGCGCGGGGTGACGCTGGGCACCATGCTGCAGGACGAATCGTTCCACTTCCTGCGCCTGGGCACCTTCCTGGAGCGGGCCGACAACACCGCGCGCCTGCTGGACGTGAAGTTCCACGCCGTCGAAAGCGACTTCTTCGGCACCGCCAGCGAGCGCGACCTGGAATACGACTTCTACCACTGGGCCGCCATCCTGCGCAGCGTGAGCGCTTTCGAGGTCTACCGCAAGGTGTACCGCGACGTGGTCGAGCCCGAGCGCGTGGCCGAGCTGCTGATCCTGCGGCACGACATGCCGCGCTCGCTGCACCACTGCATCTCGGAAGTGGTGGGCAACCTGCGGCTGGTGGGCGCCGACCCGCAAGGCCCCACCATGCGCCACGCAGGCCGCCTGCGGGCCGACCTGCGCTTTGGCGACATCGACGAAATCCTGGCCACCGGGCTGCACGCTTTCCTGACGCAGTTTTTGGATCGGGTCAACCAGCTGGGCGCGCACGTCAGTAAGGATTTTCTGGTGCCTGAAACGTAAGTATTCCTGGGCCGGCGCCCGTTCCGCCGGTGTGGCGCTTCGGGACGGAGGTTGCCAGGTACCCAGGGCTATTGGGGCCATACGGCCGGCGTGCGGATGGTCAGCCAAATCGTGCATTGCGATCCTGCCGCGCATCCGCGGCAGCGCGGCGCCGTAGCTTGGACGCGCTATTGACGCGTGCCGTGGGTGACCAGATACTCGTTTGCGTTGAATCAACCGGGGGGCGCCGTGCCGCAGCAGTTCAATCAGTTCGAGTGGGTGATCGTTGAGCAAGCTCAAACGGGTACTTATTGGGCAGGTTTGCACTCAACGTTCGTGGTGCGTACCGCGCCTGTCGCGACATGGGCGCACACCCAGTTGTCGACCTTTCGGGTGTACGACAAAGAGCCGACCTTTGTCGATATCTCCTTTCGCAGCTACACCTATCTGGATGAGCATGGTGTGCAGCGCACGCAAAATCTGGAGAGGCCCCAGAACTACTGGAACCTGACCAACCTGATCAGCAATGACCGCATGGTCGAGTTCACGGTGCAGCACCGGGCGCGTGGTGTGGGCGCACGCGGGCTGGTGGTATCGGAATGGTGGTCGGAACCGGAGTCGAACCTACGGCCGTTCAACTTCAGGCGCGATCCCAAGTCCATCAAGCGGACCGATCCCCCCGCGCAAACCCATCTGGTGGCGCTGATCGATCCGCAGTCCGGCTTGGTGGTGGCGCGGCACTCGGAGGTGGTGTTGGACGGTGGGCGCGAGTCGACGGTAGACGAGGCGGTGGAGCTGGCGCGCCGGCACCTGCGCGACTCCGTTCGCCTGCAGCTGGAAGACCTTCCGGACGAAAAATCAAAGGCCGCGTTGCAGCGCTGTGAGGCGGAGCGGCTGGACGTTCTGGTCTCCCAGTCGGCCGAAGATATCGCTCAGCCCTGGTGGGAGAAGCGCCGCGCCACGTCCGCTGGATAGCGCGGCGCGCGTGTTCAGCCCTATTTGCCCAGCGCCCGCGCTACCTCGTCGCCCAGGTCGATCACCGACATGGCGTAGTAGCTGCTCCAGTTGTAGCGGGTGATGACGTAGAAGTTGTCGGTGCCGGCGATGTACTGCGGCTCGTTGCCGGGCACGCTGGGGTCGCCGTTCTGCAGCTCGACCAAGGCCAGCTTGCCGAAGTGGCTGGCGCCGCCGTTCAGGGGCATGGCGCCCTTGGCGATGAAGCTTTCCGGGCTGAACGAAGGCAGGATGTCGGGGGCGAGCAGGGTGTCCATCTGCGCGTCGGGTGACAGGCGCACCGGGTAGTACGTCGGCATGCCGGGTTGCCAGCCGAAAGCGCGGAAATAGTTGGCGACCGAGCCGATCACGTCGGCCTCGCTGTTCCACAGGTCAATGCGGCCATCGCCGTCGAAGTCGATCGCGTACTTGACCCAGCTGGAAGGCATGAACTGCGGCAGGCCCATGGCGCCCGCGTAGCTGCCCAGCGGGCTCATCGGGTCCATGCCGGTGCGCTGGCACAGGGTGAGGAACTGCTCCAGCTCGTCCTGAAAGAAAGCCTGCCGCGCTTGCGCACGCGGGTGCTGCGGCGGGAAGTCAAACGTCAGCGTGGCCAGCGCGTCGATCACGCGGAAGTTACCCACGTTGCGGCCGTAAATCGTTTCCACCCCGACGATGCCGACAATGATCTCGGGCGGCACGCCAAACTGCGACTGCGCGCGCGCCAGCGTGGCCTGGTTGCGCTGCCAGAAATCCACACCCGCGCGGATGCGCACTGGGTCGATGAAGCGGCTGCGGTACACGCGCCAGTTCTTGGCGCCGCCACGCGCGGGCGGCAGCATCAGTCGCGGCACGTTGCGCAAAAAGACAGCCTGGCCGATGGCGTTGCGCACCCACAGCGGGTCCAGCCCGCGGCGGGCGGCCAGGTCGTCGGCAAAGCGCATGGCATCGTCGCGCAGCGCGTAAAGCTGGTCGTCTGCCACGCGGGCGCCGCCCCCTGCGCGTTTAGAACGATTTTGGGCGCTGGCGCTTCGTGGACCAGCGCCGGCAGCTATCAAAAAAAGAGTGGATAGGGCCAGGCCGGAGAGGCCGCGCCGGGACAGACTGCGCATGGTGTGGAGCGGATAAATCAGGTGGGCGCCGGCCGTTCGGGGCGCGGCCAGGCCATTTGCTGGAATTCGCGGGCAAGTGTAGCGAGGCTGGCCGCCGCGCCGCCGTTGCCGGCGGGCGCATAGCGCTGGCGTTCCAGCGCCTGCAGCCAGGCGGCCAAGTCAGCGCGCAACTCGGGTGGCAAATCGCTTTCGGCCACGGCGCGCATCAGCTCGCGCGGCGGCGCCTGGGGCGCGGTCGCGATGCCGGCCTGCGCCAGCCGCTGGCGCGCCGTGTGCAGCAAACGCAGCCACGGGTCTTGCTGGCTGCGCTCCCAGCGCGCCCACACCATGCCGCCTACGGCCCCAACGACCAGCAGCCCGGCCAGGATCTTGACCAGGTCTTCCCAGCTGGGGCTGGAGAAGCCCAGCTTCTGCATCAGGTCGAATTGGCTGCTTTGGGTGTAGTTCAGCACCCACTGGTTCCAGCTGTTGTTCACGGCTTCCCAAGTGGCGCGCAGCTGCGCCAGCAAGGTCGGGCTGAGCGTGCCCAGCGCACCGGCCACCACGCCGTCGGGCGCGCGCAGGCGCTGGAACTGGCCCACGCGCCCAGGCGACACAGCGCCGGTTGGGTCCACGCGTACCCAGCCGCGCTCGGCCGTCCAGACCTCTGCCCAGGCGTGCGCGTCGGCGTTGCGCACCGTCCAGTAGCCGTCCACGCCATTCAGCTCGCCGCCCTGAAAGCCCGTGACGATGCGGGCGGGCACGCCGGCGCCGCGCATCAGCACCACGAAGGCGGAGGCGATGTGTTCGCAAAAACCCTCTTTGGTGTCGAACCAGAACTGATCGGCCGTGTTTTGTCCGTAAACGCCCGGCTCCAGCGTGTAGGTGTAGCCGCCGGTGCGCAGGCGCTCCAAGGCGGCGCGCACGTAGGCCATAGCGTCGGCGTCGCCCAGTTGGGTGCGCAGTTGGTCCGCCAAGGCTTGCGTGCGCGGGTTCAGCCCCGGCGGCAGGCGCAGGTATTCGCGCAGATTGGGGCGCGCGCGGCCATCCCAGCCCTTCAGGCCATAGCGGAAGTCCGCGTAGCTTTCGGCGCTGTAGCGCAGCAGGTCGGTGATGGGGCGATAGGTCAGCCACTGCATGTCGGCCGTCATGCGGGCGCGGCGGCCCTCGGGCAATTCGGGCGACTTGGGTGCCACGTCCAGCGTCAGCAGCCACGGCTGTTGGCTGGGCTCGATCGTCATCTGGTAACGGATGGGCGCGCCGCGGACTTGCAGGTCGGCCGGGCCGGGGGCGAATGTGGTGGCCCCCAGGCTTTCGCCACCGGCGTTGGCCGTCCAGTTGCGCCCGTCAAACTGACTGAGCACCGGGCCCCTGAAGTACAGCTGGCTCTGCGGAGGCGGGGCGCCTTCAAACTTCACGCGCAGCGCAACGCGCTCGTCCAGCGCCAGCTGGGCCATGCTGCCCACTTCCATGCGCGACGACAGGCCGCTTTTGCCCGTCAAGGCGTCGCTGGGCAGGCCCCACAGCGGCGCGAAGCGGGGGAAGAAGACGAACAGCGCCAGCATCACCGGCGCGCCGGCCAGCGCCATCTTGCCCGCCATGGCGGCCGATTCGCGCAGGCTGGGCTGGCCCACCGGGCGGTGCGCGTTGACCAGCGCCGTCAGCAGGCCGAGCAGGGCGATCACCATCGCCGCTGCGGTGAGCAGCGACTGTGAATAGAAGAAGTTGGTGAGCATCGCGAAGAAGCCCAGGAAGAAGACCACCAGCGCGTCGCGCCGCGCCCGCAACTCCAGCGTCTTGAGGGCCATCAGCACCACCACCAGCGTCACCCCGGCGTCGCGCCCCAGCAGCGTGCGGTGCGACGCCCAGGTGGCGGCCATGGTGATCAGCAGCAGGCCAGCCAGCCACCAGCGCGAGGGCAGGGGCTTGTTGTTCAGCGCCAGCCAGCCGCGCCACAGCAGCACGCCCGCGGCCAGCGCGACGCACCACATGGGCAGGTTGCCCACCTGCGGCAAGATGACCCAGCCGATGACGACCAGCAGGAAAAGCGTGTCGCGCGTGTCGCGCGGCAGGTGTTGCAGGCGCGCGCGCCAGGACGGGCGCGGCGCCGCAGCGGCGTTGGCGGGGGCGTTCAGCATGTGGCCAGCACCTCCAGGCAGCGCAGGCGGTGGGCGGGGCCGCTGGCGGGCTCGATCTCAACGCCCGGCAGGCGCAGGCCGAAGTCCAGGTCCAGCGCGTCGGCGGCCAGCACCCAGGCGGTGAGGCGCGACAGGCGCGCTTCCACGTCCAGCAAGCCGGCGCGGGCGAAATCCAGCCACAGCTCTTGCCGCTGCATGTGCTGCGTGTCGCGTGAGACCAGTTCGCCCGACTTGGCAAACTTCTTCCACACCACCAGCTTCATCGGGTCGCCGCGCTGGTAGGCGCGCACGCCGTCGAATTCGCCCGTGCTGCGCGCATTGCCCGCCACGCCGGCGCCCGCACGCGGCTCGCCGGGCGGCAGCAGGGGCGGGGTGGGCTCGGGCTTGGGGTATACGAGCACCTGCGCTGCAGGGCGCCACACCGTCCACACGCGAAAGGTGCCCAGCGGAAAGCGCGTTTCCGCGCGCAGCGTGGGCACCGGGTGCAGTCCGCGCCGCGCGGGCTGAAAACTGACTTGCACCGTGCTTTGCCCGCCCGCTGGCACGTCGGCCCAGGACCAGGCGTCGTGGTCGAGCAGCGCCACGCCGATGGCGTAGCGGGGCGTCTTGCGGGCGTTGATCAGCTTCACATCCACCGTGGCCAGCCCGCCGGCAAACAGCGGCTGCGGCGGCTGCAGCTGCAAGGTCAGCCCGCGCAGCGTGTTGTGGCTGACCACCATGCCCGCCGCCGCGCACCCGGCCAGCAGAAAGGTGAGCAGGTAACCCAGGTTCAGCTGGTAGTTGATCGACGCAATCAGCAGCACCAGCAGCGTGGCGGCCAGCATCCAGCCGGCCCGCGTGGGCATGATGTAGACGTTGCGCTGCGTCAGCGCCTGCGTGTCGCGCAGCGGCAGTCGGTTGTGCCACCAGGCGCGCACCCGTTGGCGCGCACGGGCGCGCAGGGCCCACCAAGGCAAGTCGGTTGCTACTGAAGAGATAGCTGCTGGCGCTGGACTGGCTTGCGCTGAGGGCATGAATGGCGTTGTTTTTGGAAAGGCGGCGCGCCGCGGCGGCAAGGGTTAGACGCCCTGGGCGCCACAAGTTCGGCGTGGCGGCGTGGCCGCGCCTGCCTGGCTTGAAATTACTATCAATTGCATAGCTGCCAGCGCTGGTGGCGCAAGCGCTGGCGCCGGTTTCTTGGGGTGAGCAAGCCGCCCATCAGGGCAGGGGCACGGCGTCGATCATGGCGCGCACCTGTTCCACCGCGCCCCGGCCAGCGTCGCTGACGGGCACCATGCGGTGCGCCACGCACTGCGGCAAGATGGCCTGCACGTCGTCCGGCGCCACGTAGTCGCGCCCCGCGATCAGGGCCTGCGCGCGCGCGGCGCGCATCAGCGCGATACCGGCGCGCGGCGACAGGCCTTGCAAAAACCAACGGCCCGAGCGCGTGGCAGAGATCAAATCCTGCACATAGTCCAAGAGCGGCGGCGCCACGTGCACCTGGCCCACGGCATGCTGCAGCGCGGTGAGGTCCTGCACCGACAGCATGGCGGGCAGGGTTTCCAGCATGTCGCGGCGGCCGTGGCCGCTGAGCAGCTCGCGCTCGGCCGCGCGGTCGGGGTAGCCCAGGCTGATGCGCATCAGAAAGCGGTCCAGCTGCGATTCGGGCAGGGCGTAGGTGCCCAGCTGGTCATGCGGGTTTTGCGTGGCGATCACGAAGAACGGCCAGGGCAGTGGGCGCGTTTCGCCTTCCACGGTCACCTGCTTTTCTTCCATGGCCTCCAGCAGCGCGCTTTGCGTCTTGGGGCTGGCGCGGTTGATCTCGTCGGCCAGCAGCACTTGCGCAAACACCGGGCCGGGGTGAAAGACAAAGCGCTCTTGCCCGCGGTCGTACACCGACACGCCGGACAAGTCGCTGGGCATCAGGTCGGCGGTGAACTGCACCCGCGAAAACTGCAGCCCGAAGGTGCGCGCCAGCGCGTGCGCCAAGGTGGTTTTGCCCACGCCGGGCACGTCCTCGATCAACAAATGGCCGCCCGCCAAAAGGCAGGCCACGCCGTCTTGTACCTGGGCCGATTTGCCCACCATCACCGTGTTAAGCTGATCTAAAACGGCCTTGATTTTCTGTGTCACGTCCATGAAAGGAAGGTAACGGATATTCGATGCCGTATTGTGAAACAGGAGACAAGCGTGGGGAAAACCGGGTTTTTCACACATCCCGATTGCCGCAAGCACGAGATGGGCGCGGGGCACCCCGAATGCCCGGAGCGGCTGGACGCGATTGAAGACAGGCTGCTCATCACCGGCGTGGGCGATGCGCTGGAGCGGCGCGAAGCCACCCCCGCCGCCATGGGCGAGCTGCTGCTGGCCCACGGGCGCCGCCACGTGGCCGCGCTGCGCGGCTTGAGCGACATACTGGCCGAGGAAATCGCTGCGGGCGGGCCAGACCATTATTCGCTGGACACCGACACCTCCATGAACCGATTTACCTACCGGGCGGCGCTGCTGTCGGCAGGGGCGGCGATTGACGCGGTGGACGCGGTGATGGCCGGCGAGCTGGAAAATGCCTTCTGCAGCACCCGCCCGCCCGGCCACCACGCCACGCGCAATCAGGCGATGGGTTTCTGTTTTTTCAGCAACGTGGCCGTGGCCGCCAAATACGCGTGCGAGCGCTACGGGCTCAAGCGCGTGGCCATCGTCGACTTTGACGTGCACCACGGCAACGGCACCGAAGACATCGTCGCCGGGGACGAGCGCATCCTGATGGTCAGCTTTTTCCAGCACCCGTTCTACCCGGAAGGGGGCTCCACCCACACCGACGCCAACCTGGTCAACTGCCCGGTACCCGCCTACACCAAGGGCATGGACATCCGCGAACTGATCGAAACAATGTGGATTCCCCGCCTGGAGGCGCACCAGCCTGAGCTGATCCTGGTCAGCGCGGGCTTTGACGCGCATCGCGAGGACGACATGGGCCAGCTGGGCCTGAACGAGCAGGACTACGCCTGGATGACCCTGCGCGTGAAGGACATCGCCCGGCGCTTTGCCAAGGGCCGCATCGTCAGCTGCCTGGAGGGCGGCTACAACCTGAGCGCGCTGGCCCGCAGCGTGGAAGCGCACGTGCGGGTGCTGGCCGATGTCTGACCCAGTCGGGTTGGCAGTCAAATCGGCCTCTGGCGCCCGCGCCACAACCGCTGGCAGCTATTGAAAATATAGTGAATCGGCGCAATGAAGCCGGGCTGGCAGCCGCCAGCCCGGCGGCGTAAAGATACCGGCGCCGGCGGCGCAGAGAGATTTCGGCGACATTTCAGTTCAGCCGCATCCCCAGCGGCTTTCACCCAGCCCATCCGCATGAGCGAGCCTGCCCCCAACACCTATATCCCTGCCACCGCGCCAGTACGCCACGAGCGCGACGCGCGTGGCGTGCACCGCCTGACCCTCGATCAACCCCAAGCCTTCAACGTGCTGAGCGAGGCCGCGCTCACCCAGCTGCAGTGTCACCTGGACGCCATCGCGGCCGATGAAGGCGCCCGCGCCGTGGTCATCGCCGCCGAGG
This genomic interval from Ottowia oryzae contains the following:
- a CDS encoding DNA internalization-related competence protein ComEC/Rec2 codes for the protein MNNAAHHRIHRAARQPPAGNTHGLACALPAALIGWVAGTALQLQQTDLWASAVYLGLGTLGACLGVGSWWLLRRRGLHAAWAGCLATALAAALMALAQTGWRAAQLPAIAPVLEGQDLQIVGVVSRMPQVGELGLRFFFDVEHATQDGQPVALPGRLLISWYRADEGFRGGADEAAPRTPASPLPDLHAGDRWQITVRLKAAHGNFNPHGFDYELWLWEQGVRATGYVRAGPHDSAPVRLAARQGHAVERLRQTVRDRILATAAPSADPAAQRRTAVVAALLTGDQAAIERADWDLFRTTGVAHLMSISGLHITMFAWLATAVVGWLWRRSARWGWPPRLNPSLRWPAPHAALVGGVALATAYALFSGWGVPAQRTVLMLATLAALRLVGVRWPWWLTWLLACALVLAFDPWAWLQAGFWLSFVAVGVLFATDSGAASVVATGAGGRLKALLREQWVVTLALTPLTLLLFGQASAVGLLANLLAIPWVTAVVTPLAVLGALWAPLWQAAAWALWPLIAFLQWLAAWPGASVAVAQAPLVVAVAAVLGGALLAMPWPLSWRLAGVPLLAPLLLWQPARPVPGQFELLAADVGQGNAVLVRTATHTLVYDSGPHYSLDSDAGDRVLVPLLRALGERVDTVVLSHRDSDHTGGAPALLASQPGAALLSSIEASHPLQTQRPALRCLAGQFWEWDGVRFEVLHPTPAVYQGTGVKPNALSCVLHIRAATQADGRNSSALLAGDIEAAQEQALVHDHGAALRADLLLVPHHGSRTSSSPVFLDAVAPRVAWVQAGYRNRFGHPVPAVMSRYTERATAVSDSPHCGAMHWNSAKPGATVCERTLRRRYWQHMPP
- a CDS encoding circularly permuted type 2 ATP-grasp protein translates to MHPFDEMYEALATHTALPEAYASSAVRSHYRTYATWLAGQSDEQMRARREEAEVIFRRVGITFAVYGAKDEDGSGTERLIPFDLIPRIVPAAEWDHLERGLAQRVTALNRFIHDVYHDQDILRAGIIPAEQVLNNAQYRKVMQGVDVPNNIYSHISGVDVVRAGQADGTGDYFVLEDNLRVPSGVSYMLEDRKMMMRLFPALFARHQVAPVAHYPDLLLETLRDSGPGGSANPTVVVLTPGMYNSAYFEHAFLAQQMGVELVEGQDLFVRDDFVYMRTTRGPQRVDVIYRRVDDDFLDPEVFRSDSSLGCAGLMRAYRAGNVTICNGVGTGVADDKSIYPYVPKMIEFYLGEKPILNNVPTYMCRDPKDLQYVLAHLKELVVKEVHGAGGYGMLVGPAASAAEVEAFRAALLANPSGYIAQPTLSLSSCPTYVDAGIAPRHIDLRPFVLSGKEVQMVPGGLTRVALQQGSLVVNSSQGGGTKDTWVLEA
- a CDS encoding alpha-E domain-containing protein, with translation MLSRTADHLFWMSRYTERAENTARLLNVHYETSLLPQSAAVSEYGWVGILSLSELLPTYTARYGEVTAQGVMNFMVLDEDNPASIMTCLKAARENARAVRGTLTTEVWETLNQTWLEIVRMRRAGEFERDAGEFFEWVKFRSHLSRGVTLGTMLQDESFHFLRLGTFLERADNTARLLDVKFHAVESDFFGTASERDLEYDFYHWAAILRSVSAFEVYRKVYRDVVEPERVAELLILRHDMPRSLHHCISEVVGNLRLVGADPQGPTMRHAGRLRADLRFGDIDEILATGLHAFLTQFLDRVNQLGAHVSKDFLVPET
- the mltB gene encoding lytic murein transglycosylase B; the protein is MRSLSRRGLSGLALSTLFLIAAGAGPRSASAQNRSKRAGGGARVADDQLYALRDDAMRFADDLAARRGLDPLWVRNAIGQAVFLRNVPRLMLPPARGGAKNWRVYRSRFIDPVRIRAGVDFWQRNQATLARAQSQFGVPPEIIVGIVGVETIYGRNVGNFRVIDALATLTFDFPPQHPRAQARQAFFQDELEQFLTLCQRTGMDPMSPLGSYAGAMGLPQFMPSSWVKYAIDFDGDGRIDLWNSEADVIGSVANYFRAFGWQPGMPTYYPVRLSPDAQMDTLLAPDILPSFSPESFIAKGAMPLNGGASHFGKLALVELQNGDPSVPGNEPQYIAGTDNFYVITRYNWSSYYAMSVIDLGDEVARALGK
- a CDS encoding transglutaminaseTgpA domain-containing protein, with amino-acid sequence MLNAPANAAAAPRPSWRARLQHLPRDTRDTLFLLVVIGWVILPQVGNLPMWCVALAAGVLLWRGWLALNNKPLPSRWWLAGLLLITMAATWASHRTLLGRDAGVTLVVVLMALKTLELRARRDALVVFFLGFFAMLTNFFYSQSLLTAAAMVIALLGLLTALVNAHRPVGQPSLRESAAMAGKMALAGAPVMLALFVFFPRFAPLWGLPSDALTGKSGLSSRMEVGSMAQLALDERVALRVKFEGAPPPQSQLYFRGPVLSQFDGRNWTANAGGESLGATTFAPGPADLQVRGAPIRYQMTIEPSQQPWLLTLDVAPKSPELPEGRRARMTADMQWLTYRPITDLLRYSAESYADFRYGLKGWDGRARPNLREYLRLPPGLNPRTQALADQLRTQLGDADAMAYVRAALERLRTGGYTYTLEPGVYGQNTADQFWFDTKEGFCEHIASAFVVLMRGAGVPARIVTGFQGGELNGVDGYWTVRNADAHAWAEVWTAERGWVRVDPTGAVSPGRVGQFQRLRAPDGVVAGALGTLSPTLLAQLRATWEAVNNSWNQWVLNYTQSSQFDLMQKLGFSSPSWEDLVKILAGLLVVGAVGGMVWARWERSQQDPWLRLLHTARQRLAQAGIATAPQAPPRELMRAVAESDLPPELRADLAAWLQALERQRYAPAGNGGAAASLATLAREFQQMAWPRPERPAPT
- a CDS encoding DUF58 domain-containing protein, with amino-acid sequence MPSAQASPAPAAISSVATDLPWWALRARARQRVRAWWHNRLPLRDTQALTQRNVYIMPTRAGWMLAATLLVLLIASINYQLNLGYLLTFLLAGCAAAGMVVSHNTLRGLTLQLQPPQPLFAGGLATVDVKLINARKTPRYAIGVALLDHDAWSWADVPAGGQSTVQVSFQPARRGLHPVPTLRAETRFPLGTFRVWTVWRPAAQVLVYPKPEPTPPLLPPGEPRAGAGVAGNARSTGEFDGVRAYQRGDPMKLVVWKKFAKSGELVSRDTQHMQRQELWLDFARAGLLDVEARLSRLTAWVLAADALDLDFGLRLPGVEIEPASGPAHRLRCLEVLATC